Below is a genomic region from Chthoniobacterales bacterium.
CTCGACGGCCAGCGGAAGATGCTCGAGGGCGGCGGCGAGGCAGCGCTGGGCCGCCTCCTGGCCGATGCGGAGAAGCTTCGGTGCGGCCATGCACTGGCAGGCGACGGTCTGGTAGAAGCAGGCGCCGAGGGCGACGGGGGCGGGTAGATCGGCGCAGGCGGCGCCCCAGACGACGGCGTGGTGGCCGCGGCTGGGCGTCGCATCGATCGCGGCGTGAAACGCCTCGAGTGCCGGGGTGGAGCGGACGCGGAGGAGCGTGGCGAGGCGGCGTCGACCGGTCTGGAGGCTGGCTTCGCGGAGCTCGCGCGGAAGCTTGAGCGCGCCAGCGAGGCGATCGATCTCGAGAAGCCGGTCGAGATTGCCGGCGGCGATGTGCGCCTCGCGGACGAGGGGAAGCTCGAGGTGCTCGAGGGCGGGGACGACGTGACGGCGGAGGAAGTCGATGAGCGTGGCCTCGTTGTGGACGCGGCCGGACTGCGTCATCTCCTCGAGGCCAAGCGAATGGGCGTAGCCGCCGCTGGGAAAGGTAGCGTCGCTCGTCTGGAGGAGGAACGGCAGCCAGGCGGGCAGGGCCTCAGTGGTGGTGGCCATTCGCGATGGGGTGGAAGACGGCGTCGCGACTGGTGAAGGCAATGTGCTCGCGCTGGAAGTATTGCCGAACGGCGGGATCGTCGACCGTGCGGACGACCTCCGAGGTGGTCTCGACGAGAAAGTGGAGGTTGCCGATCTGCCAGCCGAGGCGAGCGGCGGCGCCGGAGCTGGCGGGAAGAGCGACCTCGAGGACGGGTTCGGGTTTCTGGACCAGAATGTAGGCGATGGATTCCTCGCGATGGACGACGTCGCCATCGTGGAGATGGTGTTCGAGGTCGAAGCCAAACTCGCGGCCGTCCGCAGCCGTGGCCCGCCAGCGGCGCTTGGAGAGGTCGGGGCGATCGACCGGAATGGCAATTGTCAGATCGATGGGAGACTCCGCAGCGGCGTGGTGGACGAGGATCATGATTTTTTAACCACCAAGGCACCAAGGCACGGAGGAAGGCGAAGGGAGGAAATGTTTTCATCCCTTGGTGTCTTGGTGCCTTGGTGGTGATTCTTCATCAGAACAAAAAGTAGCGCTGGGCCAGCGGCAGGCTGGCGACGGGATCGCAGCGAAGTTCGCGACCGTCGGCCTTCACGGTGTAGGTCTCGGGATCGACCTCGATCTTCGGCAGGGCATCGTTCCAGAGAAGATCGCGCTTGGTGACGGTGCGGGTGCCGCGGACGGCGACGAGCCGCTTCGAGAGGCCGAGGTCGGTGAGGGTGCCGCCAGCAAGGGCAGCCTCGCTCACGAACGTGACGGAAGTGGCGCTACGGGCGCGGCCGTGGGCGGCGAACTGGGGCCGGTAAATCGTGGGCTGCGGCGTGGGGATGGACGCATTCGGGTCGCCCATGTTCGCGCAGGAAATGAGGCCGCCCTTGAGAATGATCTCGGGCTTCACGCCGAAGAACGCGGGCTTCCAGAGGACGAGGTCGGCGAGCTTGCCGACTTCGATGGAGCCGATCTCGTGGGCGACTCCGTGGGTGCGGGCGGGATTGATCGTGTATTTGGCGAGGTAGCGAAGAGCGCGGAAGTTGTCGGCGGCGGAGTGCGCGGACGGGCCGCCCTCGAGCTTGCCGAACTGCGTCTTCATCTTGTGCGCGGTCTGCCACGTGCGCGTGATGACTTCGCCGATGCGCCCCATGGCCTGGCTGTCGCTGGACATCATGGAAATCGCGCCGAGGTCGTGAAGGAGGTCCTCGGCCGCGATGGTCTCGCCACGGATGCGGGATTCCGCGAACGCGACGTCCTCGGGGATGTTCGAGTCGAGATGGTGGCACACCATGAGCATGTCGAGATGCTCGTCGATGGTGTTGACCGTGTAGGGGCGGGTGGGATTCGTCGAGGAGGGCAGGACGTTCGCCTCGCCGCAAACGCGGATGATGTCGGGGGCGTGACCGCCGCCCGCGCCCTCGGAATGGTAGGTGTGGATCGCGCGGCCCTTGAACGCGGCGAGCGTGGCCTCGACGAAGCCGGCCTCGTTGAGCGTGTCGGTATGGATCGCGACCTGGACGTCGAACTCGTCGGCGACGCCGAGGCAGGTGTCGATCGCCGCGGGCGTGGTGCCCCAGTCTTCGTGCAGCTTCAGGCCCATCGCGCCGGCGCGCACCTGTTCGCGGAGCGGCTCCGGCGTGGAGCAGTTCCCCTTGCCGAGGAAGCCGAGGTTGACGGGATAGTGCTCCGCGGCCTCGAGCATGCGGCGGATGTTCCAGGCGCCGGGCGTGCAGGTGGTCGCGTAGGTGCCGGTGGCGGGACCCGTGCCGCCGCCGATGAGCGTGGTCGTGCCGCTGGCGACGGCGTGCTCGATCTGCTGCGGGCAGATGAAATGGATGTGCGTGTCGATGCCGCCGGCCGTGACGATACAGCCCTCGGCGGCGATCACCTCGGTCGCGGCGCCGATCGTCATCGTGACGTCGCTCTGGATGCCGGGATTCCCCGCGTGGCCGATGCCGACGATGCGG
It encodes:
- a CDS encoding urease accessory UreF family protein: MATTTEALPAWLPFLLQTSDATFPSGGYAHSLGLEEMTQSGRVHNEATLIDFLRRHVVPALEHLELPLVREAHIAAGNLDRLLEIDRLAGALKLPRELREASLQTGRRRLATLLRVRSTPALEAFHAAIDATPSRGHHAVVWGAACADLPAPVALGACFYQTVACQCMAAPKLLRIGQEAAQRCLAAALEHLPLAVERAMRIPLDEIGWFDPALDLASMRHELSNERLFIS
- the ureC gene encoding urease subunit alpha, which codes for MKLTRELYAEMFGPTVGDQVRLADTELFIEVERDLILENGGYGNEVKFGGGKVIRDGMGQSSLALDAECPDLVITNALILDAVQGVIKADIGIKHGRIVGIGHAGNPGIQSDVTMTIGAATEVIAAEGCIVTAGGIDTHIHFICPQQIEHAVASGTTTLIGGGTGPATGTYATTCTPGAWNIRRMLEAAEHYPVNLGFLGKGNCSTPEPLREQVRAGAMGLKLHEDWGTTPAAIDTCLGVADEFDVQVAIHTDTLNEAGFVEATLAAFKGRAIHTYHSEGAGGGHAPDIIRVCGEANVLPSSTNPTRPYTVNTIDEHLDMLMVCHHLDSNIPEDVAFAESRIRGETIAAEDLLHDLGAISMMSSDSQAMGRIGEVITRTWQTAHKMKTQFGKLEGGPSAHSAADNFRALRYLAKYTINPARTHGVAHEIGSIEVGKLADLVLWKPAFFGVKPEIILKGGLISCANMGDPNASIPTPQPTIYRPQFAAHGRARSATSVTFVSEAALAGGTLTDLGLSKRLVAVRGTRTVTKRDLLWNDALPKIEVDPETYTVKADGRELRCDPVASLPLAQRYFLF